The Gemmatimonadaceae bacterium genomic sequence TCAGGTCGAGCCCGGCGGGGCTGAGGACGGTTTGTATGCTCCGGAACCGCCGCGACGCCACCGCGGCCGCGCTGTTGTCGGTCCATTTGTAGCTCCGCGATTGAATGTCGTACCGGCCGACCTGGTCGAGCGGAAGCAACGTGAGCCAAAGCACCGGTTCCGTGAAGCGAATTCCCGAGCCGACGAACGTGAGCCGCGGATCGATCGCGCTGTCCGTGAACGCGAGGCGTCGTCCGCCCGGGCTCTGAACGTTCGTCTGCCAGACCAGCGTCGCCGCGTGTGATGGATCGAAGAACGAGCCGCCGAACGGCGCCGCGAGCGAGTGTCCGTACGCCGGCAGGCTGCTGTAGAGCCATGCCTGGTCGGCCAGGGCGATCGTGGTCCCGCCGTTGGCGTCGAACGTCTCGATGTACGCCGTGCCCTGGTTGCGCGCCAAGAACTGCGGGTTGCTGTGCGCGACTTCGGCGCTGAACGAGAAGTGGGACACGGCCTTCGATTCACCGAACGGAAGACGGCTCGCCAGACTCGTGAGCCCCGGCAGATCCCAATTGAATCGCCCGGTAACGCCGGTCGTGAGCGTCGAGTTGCCCTGCAGTCCCAACTCCGGCCGGTTGAACGACGTACTCTGCGATTGATTGATCGCCAAGAAGTCGAGGGTCCCGTGTGAAACGGGGAGCTCGGACATGAAACCGGCGAGCGTCGTCGGCGCCGCACCGAATGAAACGTTCTCCTCATAACGCACGTCCACGTGCCGCTGCGCGGAGAGCACGGTGTCGGCGCGCATGAACTCGATCCGCCCGAGGTCGTAGTCGACGCGGTAGTCGAGGTCGCGCACGAGTTGGCGGCCGTCCATCACGACTTGCTCGGAGCCGGGACGAATCGAGCCCGCGCCGATCAGGATCGCGCCTCCCTGCTCCGTGCTCTCCGTCTCGTAGCGAACGCTCATGCGATACAACGACGCCGGATGCTGCGGCGAATAGATGTATTCGCCCGGTATCGTGTAGATGTCGTCGTTGGTCGGATTTCCCGGCACCACAAGACCACCGGAGTCGCGCGCACTGAACGGGTGGAGCGACGGAAACACGAGGAAGTAGTCGTGGATCGCGTAGGCGACGTCGAGCGACTGGCCGTTGCGGATGTCCGCCGCGCCGCCGCCCAGGTTGAAGATTGCATCGCTCCGCCGAGGCCAGATTCGGTTCTCGGCGTCGAATTCGGCCGGATTCGCCGTTTGGGCGAGACCGAACATCTGGAGAAACGTCGCGTCCGAGCCGGCGATCGGATGCTCAAGTCGGCCGCTTCCCGTCACGATCCGCATCTTGGCCGTCTCGCGCGCGAGGTTGCTTCCGGCGAATCGATAGACGGAGCGGATCTCGTTGCGGAACGCGGCCGAGGTGGGGCCGACCGTCGGATCCATGACGAGGTTGGCCACTTGGTCGCGGCCCGGCACAAACTGCAGGTCGGGCGTTCCCCCGGTCGTCGTCCAGACGGTGTCGCGGCCGTTGATTTTCACGTTGTACGCGACGACGAGTCGCTCGTTGGACTCATTCAGCGGCCGCACGAGCGCGAACCAGAGCAGCGACCGGTCGATGACGTAGTCCACGCCTTCGCGCAAAAGGTCGTAGACGGCGGTGCCGTTCGTCTGCCCGCCTCGCACTCGAAAACGGGGGCCGCCCGGATTCTGCGGCTGCGTGCCGAACTGGAGGCGATAGATGCGGACGAGCGTAGGACGCAACGTGTCCGGCAACGCGCGGCGCAGCGCGTCGATCTGCGACCGATTCAGGATGTCGATGTTCGGCAACGCCCCCGCCCGGCTGCCGCCGAGGAGCGCGGGGTCGATCGTGAAGAAGAAGCGGAGCCGCTCGATCTGGTAGTCGTCGATGTCGCGCGCGTTCGCCTGCTGCGCCCTGCTGCCGATCGTGAATTGGCGCGTCTGGCCGACGTTTCCTTTCTGTTGCGCGAAGATCGACTGGAAGCGGAGCGGCCCGAACTGATTCGTGATCTGAAGGCCATAGTTTCCCGTCGGCAGGTTGGCCGAGAGAAACCGCGACGGGGGCGGCGTGAAGGTCACGTTGCCCACGTCGACCCGCTGCCACTTCGACCCGGGGGTGCCCTCGTAGTACAGCGACAGCGAGTTGGACGCGTCGAACTCCCGCTGCATGTCGTAGTCGATGTTCACATGCCAGCGGTCGGCCACGACGCCCGAGCTCTTGATGGCCACGGTCGGCTGGAGCGACCAGGGCAAAAAGCCGGCGTTGCAGCCGGAAACCGCGCTCGTCTGGATGGCCTCGAGGTTCGTACAGACGAGGTTGCGGTCCCGCTCCTTCTTGCCCTCGACCCGCAGATTCAGCTCGAGTGGCAACTCGAGGCCGGGGATGGTCGTCGTTCCAGGCACGGGCGCGCGCGGCCGACGGATTGTGTCGGTGTCGGCGGGCGGCCGAGCGGGAAGGACGGGTGTGGGCGGCGTCTGCGATCTCGCCGGCGGACCCCAGGCGAGTCCAACGGCGAGCGCGATCAGGACAGCTCGCGTCGCGGAAAACAGGGGTCGCACCAAACCCTAACGGAGGGGTAAGAACCCGCCGACGGCTCGTGTCGTGGACCTGCTCCGTTCGCTCTCGGGACGCGGGGGGTCGCGTCTCGAGGGAGCCTTGAATTCGAGCTGGCGGTGGGTGGAATATACAGGCCAGCCACGGCCGTACAACCCTGTGGAGTACTTGAAGTTCCGCAGCAGACGACCGATCGCGACCCGCCCATTGAACACGTGAAGAAAATCAGCCGCTACGTCCTGAAGGAACACGTCGGGCCGTTCTTTTTCGCCCTCTCGGCGCTCACGTCGTTCATGCTGCTCCAGTTCATCGCGCGAAAGTTCGGTGACCTGGTCGGACGCGGACTCTCGTGGCAGGTGATCGTCGAGTTCTTCATCCTGTCGATCCCGCTCACGGTCGCGCTCACGCTGCCCATGTCGGTGCTGGTGGCGGTGCTCTTCGCGTTCAGCCGGCTGGCGTCGGAAAACGAGATCACGGCGCTCAAGGCCAGCGGCGTGTCGACACGCTCGCTCATGTGGCCCGTGTTGGCCATGTCGACTGTCCTCGCGCTCTTCATGCTCTGGTTCAACGACCAGGTCCTCTCGAGCGCGAATCACGAGTTGGCGACACTCCAGCTGGCGATCCTCCGTACGAAACCCAGCTTCGCGCTCAAGGAGCAGGTCATCAATCCGATCAAGGAAGGGCAGCTCTACCTGCGCGCCGGGTACATCGACCGCGACCAGTCGGGGCGCATGCGCGACATCACGATCTACGATGTCTACGACCCGACCAAGCGTAAGACGATCTTCGCCGACCACGGCACGCTGTCGTTCGCCAGCAACAAGACCGATCTGATTCTGCACCTCTACGACGGCATGATGATGTCCGCGCCGTCGAATCAGCCCGGACAGCTCAACCGCATCTACTACAGGCAGGACGAGATGCGCGTGAAAGACGTGGCCAACGTGTTCAAGACGATCGACGCCGACACGACCTCGAAGGGCGACCGCGAGATGTCGGTGTGCGAGATGCAGGCGGAGTACGAGAAGCGCAACATCGCGCTGCAAAACGCCTACAGCGACAGCCTCCTCGCGTTCTGGCGGGTCATGAAGGAGCGCGGCGACACGACCACGGCGCCCATGCGCAAGCCCATTCCAAAGGCGGGCGGGATCGGTGCGCTGTACTGCAACTTCATCACGAACAAGCTGCACATCGGAAACCTGCTCGAGCCCAAGCGGGCCGAGGCTGCCGAGCTGGGGATGTTCCTCCGGCGTCAGGGTCAGGACACGACCCACCATCGCGACACGACGAAGCAGCGGCCCGACACGTCGAAGAAACCGCTCGACACGGCGAAGAGCGCCACCAAGCCGCTCGTGAAGTCGGATTCGGTATTGGTGATGCTCAACGGCGTGTTCAAGAAGGTTTTGCGAACCCAGATCCCGGCCGGCGCGTTCATTCCGGAGACCGCCGCGGCACATCCGACGCTTCCGGTGAACGGAAAGACGCCCGCCCCCCGCGCTCAGCCGGTGCCGCCCAACATTCGACCCATCGGCGCGGCGCCGGCGGTCATGCCTTCCGCCAAGCCGTCCGCTGTTCCGTCGCCGCCGCCCGTCTCGCCCAACCCGGCGAGGGGCGTCGCCGCGCCGCCGTCGGCAGGCGCGGCGACCGGAGCCGATCTCAAGACGCTCATCGCGAGCGAGACCGCCGACGCCAAGATCCGCCTCGACGACGCGCGGCATTGGCGAAACCGCTACGCAATCGAGATTCAGAAGAAATTTTCGCTCGCCGCGGCGTGCGTCGTTCTCGTGCTGGTCGGTGCGCCGATCTCGCTGCGCTTTCCGCGCGGCGGCGTGGGACTCGTGCTCATCGCGAGCTTCCTGATCTTCTCCGTCTACTACGTCGGCCTCAACGCCGGCGAGGCGCTCGCCAACCACAACCTGCTGTCGCCGTTCTGGGCGATGTGGGCCGGCAACGTCGTCTTCGCGATCGTCGGAATCCTGCTCATCACGAGAATGGGGCACGAGACGGCGACGGCGCGCGGCGGGAACTTCGGGGAGATGGTGGACTCGCTGCGCTTCTGGTGGGAGCAGCGGCGCAAGGGAGACGCCTGACCGTGCGCCTCTTTCGGCCGCTCGACCGCTACGTCTTCGTCGAGTTCTGGCGAATCTTCTCGATCACGGCGCTCGGATTTCCCTTCCTGCTCGTGATCATGGACCTGACCGATCATGTCCAGAGCTACCTCGACCGGCGGATTCCGGCCGGGGACATCGCGCTCAGCTATCTGTTCTGGATTCCTGATTCGATGTTCCTCGTGCTGCCGGCGGCGGTGTTGTTCGCGACCGTCTTCTCGATCGGCGCGTTCACTCGCCATTCCGAGGTGACCGCGGCAAAGGCGTCCGGGATCAGCTTTCACCGCCTCGTCGTTCCGATTCTCTTCGGCGCGATGTTCGCCTCGATCCTCGACCTGGGGCTCGGCGAGGTCGTGCCGATCACGAACCAGCGGCGCAGCCGGCTCCTTCAGGAAGACAAGGCGCAGGTCGGCACGAGCCGCTTCAACTTCGCGTTCGCCAGCGACTACGGCCGGGTTTACAAGGCGTACGAGCTCCGCACCGACTCGGGGCAGATCCGCCAGTTGCAGATCGAGCGAAAGGGCCAAGGGCCCACATATCCGACGTACGTGCTGACGGCGGATTCCGCCTCGTTCGACGCCCGCCGCGACGGGTGGACGCTGCGCCATGGACATCTCCAAGTGGTGAGCGACCGCGAGTCCAACTTCGCCGTCTCGTTCGCGTCGGCGCGTGACGCCCACTTCAGGGAGCATCCGAGCGACATGATGGCGAAACCGCGCGAAGCGCAGGATATGCGCTACGCGGAGCTCACCCGGTTCATCACGGCGCTCGAGCGCTCGGGCGGTGACGCCAACGTGCTGCGGGTGGAACGCGCTCTCAAGATCGCGATCCCGGCGACGTGCATCATCATCGCGTTGTTCGGCGCGCCGCTCGCGACGAGCACGCAGCGCGGCGGCTCGGCCTATGGCATTGCCATCAGCCTTGCCACGACGATGATCTTTCTCCTCATGATCCAGCTGACGCGCGCGATCGGCGCGAAGGGCGTGATCCCGCCCGACCTCGCGGCATGGATTCCCGGCGCGATGTTCGGCATCGTCGGGCTGTTTCTGCTCGTCCGGGTACGGACTTGACGGGACCCCGCCCGTCGCACGCAATCACAAAAGAGACACAGGCCTACCCGGTCGTTCAACGCACGTCGATCCGGTTCTTCCGGCGCGTCACGCGCTACTGGATCAACGTGTTTCGCGACGTCGGCCAACGCACGTATTTCCTGCGCGACATCGCGCGCGGCTTCGGCGACCCGGCCACGTACGTCCCCGAGACGATCCGCCAGATGAAGAACATCGGCGTCGACTCGGTGCCGCTCACCGTGATCGTCGCCGCATTCATCGGCGGGGTCATCGCCATTCAAACGCGGTATCAGCTCTTTCCGGGCGTCGAGCTGTCGATCATCGGACTCGCCAGCCGGCTCATGATCGTGCTCGAGCTGGGACCGCTGCTTACGGGACTCGTGCTCACCGGCCGCGTCGGCGGGCGCATGACCGCCGAGATCGGAACGATGCGCGTCACCGAACAGATCGACGCGCTGGAGACGCTCGCCTACGATCCTGTCGCCTTCCTGATCGTGCCGCGCCTGCTGGCCGCCATCGTCAT encodes the following:
- a CDS encoding LptF/LptG family permease, whose translation is MKKISRYVLKEHVGPFFFALSALTSFMLLQFIARKFGDLVGRGLSWQVIVEFFILSIPLTVALTLPMSVLVAVLFAFSRLASENEITALKASGVSTRSLMWPVLAMSTVLALFMLWFNDQVLSSANHELATLQLAILRTKPSFALKEQVINPIKEGQLYLRAGYIDRDQSGRMRDITIYDVYDPTKRKTIFADHGTLSFASNKTDLILHLYDGMMMSAPSNQPGQLNRIYYRQDEMRVKDVANVFKTIDADTTSKGDREMSVCEMQAEYEKRNIALQNAYSDSLLAFWRVMKERGDTTTAPMRKPIPKAGGIGALYCNFITNKLHIGNLLEPKRAEAAELGMFLRRQGQDTTHHRDTTKQRPDTSKKPLDTAKSATKPLVKSDSVLVMLNGVFKKVLRTQIPAGAFIPETAAAHPTLPVNGKTPAPRAQPVPPNIRPIGAAPAVMPSAKPSAVPSPPPVSPNPARGVAAPPSAGAATGADLKTLIASETADAKIRLDDARHWRNRYAIEIQKKFSLAAACVVLVLVGAPISLRFPRGGVGLVLIASFLIFSVYYVGLNAGEALANHNLLSPFWAMWAGNVVFAIVGILLITRMGHETATARGGNFGEMVDSLRFWWEQRRKGDA
- a CDS encoding LptF/LptG family permease, with protein sequence MRLFRPLDRYVFVEFWRIFSITALGFPFLLVIMDLTDHVQSYLDRRIPAGDIALSYLFWIPDSMFLVLPAAVLFATVFSIGAFTRHSEVTAAKASGISFHRLVVPILFGAMFASILDLGLGEVVPITNQRRSRLLQEDKAQVGTSRFNFAFASDYGRVYKAYELRTDSGQIRQLQIERKGQGPTYPTYVLTADSASFDARRDGWTLRHGHLQVVSDRESNFAVSFASARDAHFREHPSDMMAKPREAQDMRYAELTRFITALERSGGDANVLRVERALKIAIPATCIIIALFGAPLATSTQRGGSAYGIAISLATTMIFLLMIQLTRAIGAKGVIPPDLAAWIPGAMFGIVGLFLLVRVRT
- a CDS encoding ABC transporter permease, with protein sequence MTGPRPSHAITKETQAYPVVQRTSIRFFRRVTRYWINVFRDVGQRTYFLRDIARGFGDPATYVPETIRQMKNIGVDSVPLTVIVAAFIGGVIAIQTRYQLFPGVELSIIGLASRLMIVLELGPLLTGLVLTGRVGGRMTAEIGTMRVTEQIDALETLAYDPVAFLIVPRLLAAIVMLPTLVVLADAVGLGSAYVVSVHVTDVTAADFITGLRLGFGTFQVVYSLLKATMFGAAIALVCSYEGYISEAGAEGVGRSTARAVVITSVTILVLDALTAGVLAPFLQT